The Lycium barbarum isolate Lr01 chromosome 10, ASM1917538v2, whole genome shotgun sequence genome includes a region encoding these proteins:
- the LOC132614246 gene encoding uncharacterized protein At5g23160, whose product MTQMDQDRPKKKKSFRKSYFLGCFGFSIIDKNLSVNKSTSAKKKNKSLFSFSKFVRKHSSIAKTIPVDISEKIDNRSSREIHVVKPEKKGLVKDQSQTNLNEKVINKTKDLKIKDINHRNNKSLDHLLDNVRDYSTCRNEFSRSVSTHNLSNLINSTKDRHEIKLSHSASLPPTKQKKSPVATATEKVNDERSSQQHDQKINNGNFDPIIGMSILMVTLLIMLFWGKACAIICTCAWFYFLPRFRQPENEAIITGKIGVAGGIDLNSEEYKKKVVLEGFLERNHRNGVGFL is encoded by the exons atGACTCAAATGGATCAAGATAGACCCAAAAAGAAAAAATCCTTTAGAAAATCTTATTTTCTTGGTTGTTTTGGATTTTCCATTATTGATAAAAATCTATCTGTTAATAAATCAACCAGTGCCAAGAAAAAAAACAAGTCTTTGTTCTCTTTTTCCAAGTTTGTAAGGAAGCATTCGTCCATCGCGAAAACTATTCCGGTGGACATATCAGAGAAGATTGACAACCGGAGTAGTAGAGAAATTCATGTAGTGAAGCCGGAGAAGAAGGGTTTGGTTAAGGATCAAAGTCAAACAAACTTAAATGAGAAGGTTATTAATAAG ACAAAGGATCTTAAAATAAAGGACATCAACCACAGAAACAACAAAAGTTTGGATCACTTATTAGACAACGTACGTGACTATTCAACGTGTCGAAATGAGTTTTCAAGAAGTGTTAGTACTCATAATTTGAGCAACCTTATAAATTCAACAAAAGACAGACATGAGATCAAACTTTCCCATTCAGCATCTCTGCCACCAACAAAACAGAAGAAATCACCGGTGGCAACCGCCACAGAAAAAGTCAACGACGAGAGATCAAGTCAACAACatgatcaaaaaattaataatggCAATTTTGACCCAATTATTGGTATGTCAATTCTAATGGTGACCCTATTGATAATGTTGTTTTGGGGCAAGGCTTGTGCCATTATTTGTACGTGTGCATGGTTTTATTTTCTCCCTCGGTTTCGACAACCGGAAAATGAAGCGATCATTACCGGAAAAATTGGCGTTGCCGGCGGCATTGATCTGAACTCGGAGGAGTACAAGAAGAAAGTTGTGTTGGAAGGATTTTTGGAGAGAAATCATAGGAATGGTGTTGGATTTTTGTAG